Proteins encoded together in one Alteribacter keqinensis window:
- a CDS encoding PaaI family thioesterase produces MSELTDRERHHQFKEDIVRALKKDTYAEHLGIELTDIGEGEAAAELLVKEHMLNAHGTLHGAVTFAIADFVFAAACNSHGRTAVALTNTISYMAAGKNGARLKASAKEIKKNYRTAWYKIDILSDDELIAAMEATAYRKNHYFVGEKE; encoded by the coding sequence ATGAGTGAGTTAACAGACCGTGAACGTCACCACCAGTTTAAAGAGGATATCGTCCGTGCTTTGAAAAAAGATACCTATGCGGAGCATTTGGGAATCGAGCTTACTGATATTGGTGAAGGAGAGGCAGCTGCTGAACTTCTGGTTAAAGAACATATGCTCAATGCCCACGGTACGCTTCACGGAGCGGTCACCTTTGCCATTGCTGATTTTGTGTTCGCTGCTGCCTGCAATTCACACGGCAGGACGGCTGTCGCATTAACCAATACTATCAGCTATATGGCAGCGGGAAAAAACGGTGCACGACTGAAGGCTTCGGCTAAAGAGATCAAGAAAAATTATCGCACAGCGTGGTACAAAATAGACATTTTAAGCGATGATGAGTTAATTGCCGCAATGGAAGCAACCGCCTACCGGAAAAATCATTATTTTGTTGGTGAAAAGGAATGA
- a CDS encoding nucleotidyltransferase domain-containing protein, which translates to MKRRDPFKTAQSFIKENYPECEGALLAGSTVRGQTTSTSDLDIVVFSGKVAYAFRKSLTYNGWPVEVFVYNLNSYRDFFKSDADRGRACLQRMVKEGKILADSGLITRIKKEAEESLNAGPAEWDEPMLRMKQYFLTDLLDDFTGSDDRGEGIFIAGSLGEAVHEFLLRTNGKWIGASKWIVRSLNEYDESMAKHFINAFDTYYRTGEKGEVISFVEDVLEPFGGRLFEGFSIGKEQEIYRRC; encoded by the coding sequence ATGAAAAGAAGAGACCCGTTTAAGACGGCGCAGTCATTCATCAAAGAGAATTATCCTGAATGTGAGGGAGCGCTTTTGGCCGGCAGTACAGTGAGAGGGCAAACCACTTCAACTTCCGACTTGGACATCGTCGTCTTTAGCGGAAAGGTCGCATATGCCTTTAGAAAATCACTTACATACAATGGCTGGCCTGTTGAAGTTTTTGTCTATAACCTCAATTCGTACCGCGACTTCTTTAAGAGTGATGCAGACAGAGGCCGGGCTTGTCTGCAGCGAATGGTCAAAGAAGGAAAAATTCTCGCAGACAGTGGATTGATTACAAGGATAAAAAAAGAAGCGGAAGAGAGCCTCAATGCCGGCCCTGCAGAGTGGGACGAGCCAATGCTAAGGATGAAGCAGTATTTTTTAACAGACCTGCTGGATGACTTTACCGGATCTGACGATCGTGGAGAGGGAATCTTTATTGCAGGAAGTTTGGGAGAAGCTGTCCACGAATTTCTGCTGCGTACAAACGGGAAGTGGATCGGGGCATCAAAATGGATTGTCCGTTCATTAAACGAATACGATGAATCAATGGCTAAGCATTTTATAAACGCGTTTGATACCTACTACCGGACAGGTGAAAAAGGGGAGGTCATCTCTTTTGTAGAGGATGTGCTCGAGCCATTCGGCGGGAGACTTTTTGAAGGGTTTTCAATAGGGAAAGAACAGGAGATTTATAGAAGGTGTTGA
- a CDS encoding CsbD family protein, whose protein sequence is MANNDSTSDKVKGNVNKTKGEVKDQTGNLTNNKDLQREGKKDKAKGKVQEEVGKWKN, encoded by the coding sequence ATGGCCAATAACGACAGTACATCTGATAAAGTAAAAGGGAACGTAAACAAGACGAAAGGTGAAGTGAAGGACCAGACAGGAAACCTCACGAACAATAAGGATCTTCAGCGCGAGGGCAAGAAGGACAAGGCAAAAGGCAAGGTTCAGGAAGAGGTTGGAAAGTGGAAAAATTAA
- the paaK gene encoding phenylacetate--CoA ligase PaaK — MSFYVREETLGKEEMESIQFARLKTTVDKVCENVPFYKEKFQKAGVKPEDLTSLDDLKKLPFTKKTDLRDHYPFGLVAVPMDEIVRIHGSSGTSGKPTVVAYTKNDINHWSDIVARSIYLAGGRKGDLLHNAYGYGLFTGGLGLHHGSERLGCATVPVSGGNTERQITLIEDFKPRVICSTPSYLLNIGETMIAKGLEPKKTSLKFAILGAEPWSEEMRNTIEDMFDLKAMDIYGLSEVMGPGIAMECVDCQDGLHIADDHFIAEVIDPNTLEPVPEGEDGELVFTSLTKEALPVIRYRTGDIASITREKCACGRTSTRMSRVKGRIDDMFIIRGVNVFPSEVERNILQMDELVCHYQIHLKKKGSMDHAELHVEVCDPFFDKLPDGDLNQGEGPELVNKIKHTLKTQALVSMDVYLKPPHSIPRSEGKAKRVVDHRAKTALAAK, encoded by the coding sequence ATGTCATTTTATGTTCGGGAAGAAACACTGGGAAAAGAAGAAATGGAATCCATTCAGTTTGCTCGTCTCAAAACCACTGTAGACAAAGTCTGTGAAAACGTCCCGTTTTACAAAGAGAAGTTCCAGAAAGCAGGTGTGAAACCGGAGGACCTCACCAGCCTTGATGACCTCAAAAAGCTTCCTTTTACCAAAAAGACAGATCTTCGTGATCACTATCCATTTGGCCTTGTAGCTGTACCTATGGATGAGATAGTCCGTATACACGGATCTTCAGGAACGAGTGGGAAGCCGACTGTTGTAGCGTATACGAAGAATGACATCAATCATTGGTCGGACATTGTGGCCAGGTCGATTTATCTTGCCGGCGGAAGAAAAGGGGATCTTCTTCATAATGCCTATGGATACGGTCTTTTTACCGGAGGGCTCGGCCTTCATCATGGATCCGAACGGCTTGGGTGCGCCACTGTCCCTGTATCCGGAGGGAATACTGAACGGCAGATAACGCTGATCGAAGATTTTAAACCGAGGGTTATCTGTTCCACACCTTCGTATCTCCTGAACATTGGAGAAACGATGATTGCCAAAGGCCTCGAGCCAAAGAAAACAAGCTTGAAGTTTGCCATCCTTGGTGCTGAGCCATGGTCAGAAGAAATGAGAAATACCATCGAAGACATGTTTGACCTGAAAGCGATGGACATCTACGGTCTCAGTGAAGTGATGGGTCCGGGGATTGCCATGGAATGTGTGGACTGCCAGGATGGACTTCATATTGCAGACGATCACTTTATTGCAGAAGTCATTGACCCGAATACGCTGGAGCCTGTACCGGAGGGGGAGGACGGTGAGCTGGTCTTTACGAGTCTCACAAAAGAAGCGCTGCCGGTTATTCGTTACCGTACCGGGGATATTGCTTCCATTACCCGTGAGAAATGTGCATGCGGCAGAACCTCAACAAGAATGAGCCGGGTTAAAGGGAGAATCGATGATATGTTTATTATCCGCGGGGTGAACGTGTTTCCTTCTGAAGTGGAGCGAAACATACTGCAAATGGACGAGCTCGTCTGCCACTATCAGATCCACCTAAAGAAAAAAGGTTCCATGGACCATGCGGAACTTCACGTGGAAGTGTGCGACCCGTTTTTTGACAAACTGCCTGATGGGGACTTGAACCAGGGAGAAGGTCCGGAGCTTGTGAATAAAATCAAACACACACTGAAAACACAGGCACTCGTTTCGATGGATGTGTACTTAAAGCCGCCTCATTCCATTCCGAGGTCTGAAGGAAAAGCGAAACGGGTTGTTGATCATAGAGCAAAAACCGCACTTGCAGCAAAATAA
- a CDS encoding C40 family peptidase: protein MLINNIIATGFKHMDKPYLFNARPFQTETFDCSSFIQYIFFVHGISLPRCSRQQYLFGTRVRQDDIRRGDLLFFTTKKRKRLTGLQKIGHVAIYLGNGKMLHTFRPVRRVSVSKLDSKWEKKYQGARRIID from the coding sequence ATGCTGATAAACAACATCATCGCTACAGGGTTTAAACATATGGACAAACCGTACCTGTTCAACGCCCGGCCATTTCAGACTGAGACGTTTGACTGCAGCTCTTTTATTCAATACATCTTTTTTGTACACGGTATCAGCCTGCCCAGGTGTTCAAGACAGCAGTATCTTTTCGGAACCCGTGTAAGACAAGATGACATCAGGCGAGGCGACCTGTTATTTTTCACGACGAAAAAGCGAAAACGCCTTACCGGCCTGCAAAAAATCGGACACGTGGCCATTTATCTGGGAAATGGCAAAATGCTTCATACATTCCGTCCTGTCCGTCGTGTCTCTGTTTCAAAGCTTGATTCGAAGTGGGAGAAAAAATATCAGGGAGCCCGGCGGATCATAGACTAG
- a CDS encoding undecaprenyldiphospho-muramoylpentapeptide beta-N-acetylglucosaminyltransferase yields the protein MTKKTIVFTGGGSAGHVTPNIAIINELDQSKWDIKYIGSKKGIEKELIEKRNIPYYSIRSGKLRRYIDKENIIDMFRVIKGCQEARSVLKKLKPSLVFSKGGFVSVPVIIAARSLGIPIFIHESDMTPGLANKISQRFSTRIFTSFEETRKYFPSAKTTVIGSPIRKEILAGSAEKGRAMLDFTRKLPVLTIMGGSLGAKKINDSVRGSLNELTKDYQIVHLCGKGNLDENLTGVNGYKQFEYVNEELADILAATDMVITRGGSNAIFEFLALHIPMIIIPLTKKQSRGDQILNAQSFEEKGFALKLEEEDLTEVSLKKALDTLKKRRNDYVEMMKSSKESSALDILVKEINEYQ from the coding sequence ATGACGAAAAAAACGATTGTATTTACAGGTGGCGGTTCAGCCGGTCATGTGACACCGAACATTGCCATTATTAATGAACTTGACCAGTCGAAGTGGGACATCAAATACATCGGTTCGAAAAAAGGAATTGAAAAAGAGCTTATTGAAAAGAGGAACATTCCTTACTACAGCATTCGAAGCGGGAAGCTGCGCCGTTACATCGATAAAGAAAACATTATTGATATGTTTCGTGTCATAAAGGGGTGCCAGGAAGCGCGCTCTGTTCTAAAAAAACTCAAACCTTCTCTCGTGTTCTCAAAAGGGGGATTCGTCTCTGTTCCGGTCATTATTGCTGCACGATCTCTGGGGATTCCGATTTTTATCCACGAGAGTGACATGACGCCGGGGCTTGCGAATAAAATATCCCAGCGTTTTTCAACGCGGATCTTTACTTCTTTTGAAGAAACAAGAAAGTACTTTCCTTCAGCGAAAACAACCGTTATCGGATCACCAATCAGGAAGGAGATCCTTGCAGGTTCTGCTGAAAAAGGAAGAGCGATGCTTGACTTCACGCGCAAGCTTCCTGTTCTCACGATTATGGGAGGCAGTCTCGGGGCGAAGAAAATTAATGATTCGGTCAGAGGATCGTTAAACGAGCTTACAAAGGATTATCAGATTGTTCACCTGTGTGGAAAAGGGAACCTCGATGAGAACCTGACAGGAGTGAATGGATATAAGCAGTTTGAATATGTGAATGAAGAGCTCGCTGACATTCTGGCTGCTACAGATATGGTGATCACCCGTGGGGGATCAAACGCCATATTCGAGTTTCTTGCTCTTCACATCCCGATGATCATCATCCCTCTGACAAAAAAGCAGAGCCGGGGTGACCAGATTCTCAATGCCCAATCCTTTGAAGAAAAAGGCTTTGCCTTGAAGCTTGAAGAAGAGGACCTTACAGAGGTGTCCTTAAAAAAAGCGCTCGATACACTTAAGAAAAGACGTAACGACTACGTTGAGATGATGAAGTCATCGAAAGAAAGCAGTGCGCTTGATATTCTGGTTAAAGAGATTAACGAATATCAATAA
- a CDS encoding RDD family protein — MTPKDNAAGFLPRLGALLADSFLILLPATLIVSLVMGENWFTFIERSGWDYAYVVYLTVTPLLWKGYVVGKRLLRIRIARIDGKPLTIWTMLMRQVIGYFLLAMFTFGLTTFISLILVIVRKDHRSLHDLIAGTYVEKV, encoded by the coding sequence ATGACACCCAAAGACAACGCAGCAGGATTTTTACCCAGACTAGGCGCACTTCTGGCGGACAGCTTTCTTATCCTCCTTCCCGCCACCCTGATCGTATCCCTCGTCATGGGGGAAAACTGGTTTACCTTTATTGAACGGTCCGGGTGGGATTACGCATACGTCGTTTACCTGACCGTGACCCCTCTCCTCTGGAAAGGGTACGTTGTCGGAAAGCGGCTGCTCCGAATCCGGATCGCACGCATAGACGGGAAACCTCTCACCATTTGGACCATGCTCATGCGGCAGGTTATCGGCTACTTTCTCCTCGCCATGTTCACCTTTGGACTCACCACCTTTATCAGCCTCATCCTGGTGATCGTGAGAAAAGACCACCGTAGCCTCCATGACCTGATCGCCGGTACCTACGTGGAAAAAGTATAG
- a CDS encoding MEDS domain-containing protein produces MHKFISASVKRMREGDGGHIFYKFNDSEAYLNNAVTFILEGVNAGDDVAVIESERIMPALQSKLNEVLTEKQQKKIHYMNNFQFYLFNGNFHIHKVQNYFSRLIEPYEGEIPGIRTWAHVEWGEDSELQDEVAKFEEIADEMVSENKLISVCAYSADRICEKIEDRLQRCHPFLMTDNNLVPCERYKKLS; encoded by the coding sequence ATGCATAAATTCATTTCCGCTTCAGTGAAAAGGATGAGAGAGGGAGACGGAGGTCACATTTTTTACAAGTTTAACGACAGTGAAGCATACTTGAACAACGCTGTCACGTTTATCTTGGAAGGAGTCAATGCGGGTGATGATGTCGCTGTGATTGAAAGCGAAAGGATCATGCCCGCGCTCCAGTCTAAGTTAAATGAAGTGTTGACTGAAAAACAGCAAAAGAAGATTCACTATATGAATAACTTTCAGTTTTATCTATTTAACGGTAATTTTCATATCCATAAAGTTCAGAATTATTTCTCCAGGCTGATTGAGCCCTATGAAGGTGAAATCCCAGGTATTCGTACGTGGGCTCATGTGGAGTGGGGGGAAGACAGTGAGCTGCAGGATGAGGTTGCTAAATTTGAAGAAATTGCTGATGAGATGGTCAGTGAGAATAAATTAATTTCTGTCTGTGCATACAGTGCCGACCGCATATGCGAGAAAATAGAAGACCGCCTCCAGCGGTGTCATCCGTTTTTGATGACCGATAACAATCTTGTCCCTTGTGAAAGATACAAAAAATTAAGTTAA
- a CDS encoding GntR family transcriptional regulator, whose amino-acid sequence MIINPDGAKPIYVQISEWIETEILNGNFTEDEKVYSQYQLAEMMNINPATAAKGLTKLVEEDILYKKRGLGMFVAAEAKGIILNKRKTNTLTKLVEDVVAEANHLNVSESELITMIKTSMSETKGEKS is encoded by the coding sequence TTGATTATTAATCCAGATGGCGCCAAACCTATTTATGTTCAAATATCAGAGTGGATTGAAACAGAAATTTTGAATGGGAACTTTACAGAAGATGAAAAAGTGTATTCGCAATATCAGCTGGCAGAAATGATGAACATTAATCCGGCCACAGCAGCCAAGGGATTAACAAAGCTTGTTGAAGAAGACATTCTTTATAAAAAGCGAGGGCTCGGTATGTTTGTAGCAGCGGAGGCGAAAGGAATTATTTTGAACAAAAGGAAGACGAACACGTTAACGAAACTGGTCGAAGATGTTGTTGCAGAGGCCAATCATTTAAACGTAAGCGAATCGGAACTTATAACCATGATTAAAACAAGTATGTCGGAAACGAAAGGGGAAAAGTCATGA
- a CDS encoding ABC transporter ATP-binding protein: MNAVTCSHLTKTYREKKAVNDLSVSIEENKITGIIGRNGAGKTTFLQIVAGFQKPTSGEVMVFGENPFNSLNASANTIFINDTMNLPNSLTVYEILESAASFYPNWDKELAERLFEYFSFQRSQRHDRLSKGMRSTFNMILGLSSRCQLTIFDEPTTGMDAAVRSDFYRALLKDYLAHPRTLLLSSHHLNEIEELIEDVFLIKDGTGHLHLSVSDLKEYGVGIQGPDEQVEEWIEGIDVFHKRDIPVNKSYAVIKREDLRSGYEKAGLTVSPVSATDMSMYLTEKRTGGIDDVFNRS; encoded by the coding sequence ATGAACGCAGTTACATGCAGTCACCTGACAAAAACATATAGAGAGAAAAAGGCAGTTAATGACCTGTCAGTCTCCATCGAAGAGAATAAAATCACAGGGATCATTGGAAGGAACGGCGCCGGGAAAACAACATTCCTTCAAATTGTGGCAGGGTTTCAAAAGCCTACTTCCGGGGAGGTCATGGTTTTTGGGGAAAATCCATTTAATAGTCTGAATGCTTCTGCCAACACGATTTTTATTAATGACACTATGAATCTTCCAAACTCCCTGACGGTTTACGAGATTTTGGAGTCAGCAGCTTCGTTTTATCCGAACTGGGATAAAGAACTGGCTGAACGGTTGTTTGAGTACTTCTCCTTTCAGCGGTCACAGCGTCACGACCGGCTTTCAAAAGGAATGCGGAGCACCTTTAATATGATTCTCGGTCTGTCTTCAAGGTGCCAACTGACGATCTTTGATGAGCCGACAACCGGGATGGACGCGGCTGTCCGCAGTGACTTTTACAGAGCGCTCTTGAAAGACTATCTTGCTCACCCTCGGACACTTCTGCTTTCAAGCCATCATCTAAATGAAATTGAAGAGTTAATTGAAGACGTCTTTTTAATCAAAGACGGGACCGGTCACCTGCACCTGTCTGTTTCTGATTTGAAAGAGTACGGTGTTGGAATACAGGGGCCGGATGAGCAGGTCGAAGAATGGATAGAAGGAATCGATGTTTTTCATAAACGGGACATTCCGGTAAATAAAAGCTATGCCGTCATAAAGCGGGAAGATTTAAGGTCCGGATATGAAAAAGCGGGGCTTACAGTTTCTCCTGTATCGGCTACTGATATGAGCATGTATCTGACTGAAAAAAGAACAGGGGGAATTGATGATGTCTTTAACCGCAGTTAG
- the abc-f gene encoding ribosomal protection-like ABC-F family protein — translation MLLLKTAPLEKSYGDRVIIKTEKLSIYNGEKIGIVGRNGEGKSTFLIILAGELPPDKGEVLALADRAYLPQLEAGQMPVTKKERSKWAVPDGKGMSGGEETRKKIAAVLSSDAELILADEPTSHLDIEGVEQFEKGILKREGAAVLVSHDRELLDRVCTSIWEVENGELLIYDGNYSSYTEQKQLKEERDWFEYEQYTKEKARLTEAKLEISQRSTALRKAPRRMGNSEARLHKRSVGKKKAKLDKGTKAIQSRIDQLEKKDKPRTESEVTFDMERFTPLHSRTAVAFEDVTVKAAGRLLIEKLRAAVKPGEKVAITGCNGAGKSTLLNMIKNRESGVRVAKPAKIGFFYQQLENLDEENSILGNVMDTTRYTEEFVRTILARLLFKREEVHKEVSKLSGGERVKTALAKVFLSDVNVLLLDEPTNFIDLPTKEALQEVLSEYPGTILFVTHDRYLIRHLADRVIEIAGKRGIVQEPETLGNPLHTGAEEEEAMAELAIELKLAELLGKLGESGDEDEKKRLDEEYARMLQKKQQL, via the coding sequence ATGCTTTTACTAAAGACTGCACCACTTGAGAAAAGTTATGGCGACAGAGTCATTATTAAAACGGAGAAATTGAGTATTTATAATGGGGAGAAAATCGGAATCGTCGGGCGGAACGGGGAAGGGAAATCGACGTTTCTTATAATACTGGCCGGTGAGCTCCCACCCGACAAAGGCGAAGTTCTTGCCCTTGCTGACAGGGCCTATTTGCCACAGCTCGAAGCAGGACAGATGCCGGTTACTAAAAAAGAGCGCAGCAAATGGGCTGTTCCCGATGGAAAGGGTATGAGCGGCGGTGAGGAAACAAGAAAGAAAATTGCTGCTGTCCTTTCCTCTGACGCTGAGCTGATTTTGGCTGATGAACCGACAAGTCACCTCGATATTGAGGGGGTTGAACAGTTCGAGAAAGGGATTTTAAAAAGAGAAGGAGCGGCAGTGCTCGTCTCTCATGACCGGGAACTGCTGGACCGTGTCTGCACATCCATATGGGAAGTGGAGAATGGCGAGCTTCTCATATATGATGGGAATTATTCCAGTTACACAGAGCAAAAGCAGTTAAAAGAAGAGCGGGACTGGTTTGAGTATGAGCAGTATACAAAAGAAAAGGCCAGGCTCACAGAAGCAAAGCTTGAAATATCACAGCGATCAACTGCACTGAGAAAAGCCCCGAGGAGAATGGGGAACTCGGAAGCCCGGCTTCATAAACGAAGTGTAGGAAAAAAGAAAGCAAAACTGGATAAAGGGACAAAAGCGATACAGTCAAGAATTGACCAGCTGGAGAAGAAAGACAAACCGAGGACAGAATCCGAAGTGACGTTTGATATGGAGAGGTTCACACCACTACACAGCAGAACAGCTGTAGCTTTCGAAGATGTTACTGTTAAAGCGGCCGGCCGTCTTCTGATTGAAAAGCTTCGGGCAGCTGTTAAACCGGGAGAGAAAGTTGCAATCACCGGTTGTAACGGAGCAGGCAAATCCACCCTCCTGAACATGATTAAAAACAGGGAGAGTGGTGTACGTGTTGCAAAGCCGGCTAAGATCGGTTTTTTCTATCAGCAGCTGGAGAATCTCGATGAAGAAAATTCGATTCTTGGGAATGTAATGGACACGACCAGGTATACTGAAGAGTTTGTCAGAACGATTTTGGCCAGGCTTTTATTTAAACGGGAAGAGGTTCACAAGGAAGTCTCAAAACTCAGCGGCGGAGAGCGTGTGAAAACAGCACTTGCAAAAGTATTTCTCAGTGATGTGAACGTACTTCTTCTCGATGAACCTACAAACTTTATCGACCTCCCCACAAAAGAAGCGCTCCAGGAAGTCCTTAGTGAATATCCCGGTACTATACTCTTTGTTACTCACGATCGCTACCTTATCCGCCATTTAGCTGACCGGGTCATCGAAATCGCAGGCAAACGGGGCATTGTCCAGGAGCCGGAAACCCTCGGAAACCCCCTTCATACCGGAGCCGAAGAGGAAGAGGCGATGGCGGAGCTTGCTATTGAATTGAAGCTTGCAGAATTGCTAGGAAAACTCGGTGAATCTGGGGATGAAGATGAGAAAAAACGTTTAGATGAAGAATATGCACGTATGCTTCAAAAGAAACAACAGTTATAA
- the proC gene encoding pyrroline-5-carboxylate reductase translates to MDTNLRVAFIGAGNMAEAMISGIVKTGTLEPHQVIVTNRSNEERLLELHNRYGIQGMVRDRLPIQSADVIILAMKPKDAEQSLLSIKDQIRPDQVVMSVLAGISTSFMEEHLNTNQQVIRVMPNTSSMLQESATAISPGEHVTMKNVKMAKTLLKSIGEVYVIEEDQMDLFTGIAGSGPAYYYYLMEHIEKIARENGMDPAQAREIGAQTILGAAKMMLEREESPAQLRENITSKNGTTASGLEALAENGGGKAIKAAVEGAMNRSKEISKQLEKTPAHQ, encoded by the coding sequence ATGGATACTAACTTACGCGTTGCATTTATCGGTGCAGGAAACATGGCAGAGGCGATGATTTCCGGCATTGTAAAAACCGGAACTCTTGAGCCGCATCAGGTGATTGTTACAAACAGAAGTAACGAAGAGAGGTTGCTCGAGCTTCACAATCGATACGGAATTCAGGGAATGGTACGTGACCGTTTGCCCATCCAATCAGCAGATGTGATTATTCTTGCGATGAAGCCAAAGGATGCAGAACAATCACTTCTTTCAATAAAAGATCAAATCAGACCCGATCAGGTGGTCATGAGTGTTCTTGCCGGGATCTCAACAAGCTTTATGGAAGAACATTTAAACACAAATCAGCAGGTTATCCGTGTGATGCCTAACACATCAAGCATGCTGCAGGAATCAGCGACAGCGATTTCCCCAGGTGAGCATGTAACGATGAAAAATGTAAAGATGGCGAAGACATTATTGAAATCAATCGGTGAAGTTTATGTGATCGAAGAAGATCAGATGGACCTTTTCACAGGAATTGCAGGAAGCGGTCCTGCATACTACTACTACCTGATGGAACACATTGAAAAGATTGCAAGAGAAAACGGAATGGATCCGGCGCAGGCAAGAGAAATCGGCGCCCAAACCATCCTCGGAGCAGCGAAAATGATGCTTGAGCGTGAGGAATCCCCTGCACAGCTCAGAGAAAATATAACGTCCAAAAACGGTACAACAGCTTCCGGCTTGGAAGCACTTGCTGAAAACGGCGGCGGTAAAGCAATTAAAGCAGCTGTTGAAGGCGCAATGAACCGCTCAAAAGAAATCAGCAAACAACTGGAAAAAACACCAGCCCACCAATAA
- the proB gene encoding glutamate 5-kinase, which translates to MKLMTLTKRVVIKIGSSSLTSQSGDISRRKLEKITDQVAELKDQGHEVLLVSSGAVAAGYRTLGFVNRPTSLPEKQAAASVGQGRLIETYSELFSSHGYAASQILITRGDFSDEKRYNNVRNTVNVLLERGIVPIVNENDTITTDRLRFGDNDTLSAKVAGLVDSDQLIILSDIDGLYDDDPRKNPNAELLPKVTEITDAIEDMAGEPGSAVGTGGMRSKIDAFKISMASGIPSFLGRSGVKNILIDAVDETARGTYFSCEETVHNLDHKRQWIAFNSGPEGEITIINEAREAIVDNKAHLLPSQVYQVDGHFSKGSVVKIRDINGTQLGLGMMNYSSEDLAAFQLKKTQDKSLDAVMNSEAFVCELEVAIPVGV; encoded by the coding sequence ATGAAATTAATGACTTTAACAAAACGTGTTGTAATTAAAATTGGAAGCAGCTCACTAACGAGCCAATCAGGAGATATCAGCAGAAGAAAACTTGAAAAGATTACAGACCAGGTTGCGGAACTTAAAGATCAAGGCCACGAAGTTCTTCTCGTATCATCAGGAGCGGTAGCAGCAGGCTACAGAACGCTCGGCTTCGTAAACCGTCCGACATCACTGCCTGAAAAACAGGCAGCCGCTTCTGTCGGTCAGGGCCGTTTAATTGAAACCTATTCCGAACTCTTTTCGTCACACGGATATGCTGCGTCTCAAATATTAATTACACGCGGCGACTTTTCCGACGAAAAACGATACAACAATGTCAGGAACACCGTGAATGTTCTTCTTGAACGAGGCATTGTTCCGATTGTTAACGAAAATGACACCATCACGACAGACCGTCTCCGCTTTGGCGATAACGATACACTGTCTGCGAAAGTAGCCGGTCTTGTGGATTCAGATCAACTGATCATTTTATCCGATATTGACGGGTTGTACGATGATGATCCACGTAAAAATCCAAATGCAGAACTGCTGCCAAAAGTAACTGAGATTACTGATGCAATCGAAGACATGGCCGGTGAACCAGGCTCTGCTGTGGGAACAGGCGGTATGCGCTCAAAAATCGATGCCTTTAAGATCTCAATGGCATCCGGCATTCCATCTTTCCTCGGACGTTCCGGTGTGAAAAATATTCTTATTGATGCTGTTGACGAAACAGCAAGAGGAACCTATTTCTCCTGTGAGGAAACCGTACACAATCTTGATCATAAGCGTCAGTGGATTGCGTTCAACTCTGGTCCTGAAGGGGAAATTACGATCATTAATGAAGCACGAGAAGCGATTGTTGATAACAAAGCCCACCTTCTTCCGAGTCAGGTTTACCAGGTTGACGGGCACTTCAGCAAGGGCTCTGTCGTAAAAATCCGTGACATCAACGGTACACAGCTCGGGCTTGGAATGATGAACTACTCCTCAGAAGATCTTGCAGCATTTCAATTAAAAAAGACACAGGATAAATCCCTTGATGCCGTAATGAACAGCGAAGCATTTGTTTGTGAACTGGAAGTGGCAATTCCTGTTGGAGTTTAA